DNA from Thioalbus denitrificans:
AGAGAGGGTTATGAGGTTTCCACTGATGCGTATCCTGATCCTCCTGGGCGGGCTCCTGGCCGCGGCGCCGGCCTGGAGCACCCCCGACGCCCACACCCTGTTCCTGCAGCACTGCGCCGCCTGCCATGGCGGTGATCGCCTGGGCGCCATCGGCCCGGCGCTGCTGCCGGAGAACCTCGGCCGGCTGCGGCCGCAGGAGGCGGCCAGGGTCATCGCCGAGGGACGCCCCGCCACCCAGATGCAGGGCCTGGGCAAGGTGCTCGACGCGGCGGAGATCGAGGCGCTGGTGGCATACATCTACAGCCCGCTGCCCGCCGTCCCGGAGTGGGGCATGGATCAGGTCCGCGCCAGCCAGGTGGTGCACGTCCCGCCCGGGAGCCTGCCCGACCGCCCGCTGTTCGACGCCGATCCCCTCAACCTGTTCGTGGTGGTGGAGCTGGGGGATCACCACATGACCCTGCTCGATGGCGACCGTTTCGAGCCTATCCACCGCTTCCCCACCCGCTTCGCCCTCCACGGCGGGCCCAAGTACACCCCGGACGGCCGCTATGTCTTCACCGGCTCCCGCGACGGCTGGGTGAGCAAGTTCGATCTCTACAACCTCCAGCTGGTGGCGGAGGTGCGGGCCGGGGTCAACCTGCGCAACATCGCCGTCTCCGCCGACGGCCGCTACGTCATCGCCGCCAACTACCTGCCCCACACCCTCACCATTCTCGATGCCACGGACCTCGCGCCGCTGAAGGTAATCCCGGTCACGGGCGCGGACGGCAAGAGCTCACGGGTCAGCGGCGTCTACACCGCTCCGCCCCGCAACAGCTTCGTGGCCGCCCTCAAGGACCTGCCCGAGATCTGGGAGATCTCCTACGCCGACGAGCCGCGCGCGGGCTTCGCCGGCGGCTGGATCCATGACCACCGGGCCGACTCCGGCGATGGTGCGCCGGCGGAGCGGTTCCCCGTGCGCCGCATTCCGCTCGACGATTACCTGGACGACTTCTTTTTCGATCAGGACTACCTGATGGTCATCGGCGCCTCCCGCGACGGCGGGCGGGGGCAGGTGGTGGATCTGGACACGGCGCGGAAGATCGCCACCCTCGACATCCCGGGCATGCCCCACCTGGGTTCGGGCATCACCTGGGAGCGGGACGGGCACACCGTGATGGCCACCCCCAATCTCAAGGAGGGCTCGCTCAGCTTCATCGACATGGGGAGCTGGAAGGTGATCAAGCGGCTGGAGACCCTCGGCCCCGGCTTCTTCCTGCGCAGCCACGAGAACAGCCCCTATGCCTGGACCGACGTCTTCTTCGGGCCCAACCGCGACGCGGTCCACGTCATCGACAAGCAGACCCTGGAGATTGTCAAGACGCTGCGTCCGGCGCCGGGCAAGACCGCCGCCCACGTGGAGTTCACCCGCGACGGCCGCTACGCCCTGCTCAGCATCTGGGACATGGACGGCGCGGTGGTGGTCTACGACGCGCGGACCCTCGAGGAGGTGAAGCGCATCCCCATGGTGAAGCCATCGGGCAAGTACAACGTCTGGAACAAGACCCGCTACACCGAGGGCACCAGCCACTAGGCGCCTGTCGCAGTCGAGGCCGTTGCGCGGCCCAAACAATTTCCTGCCATCGCTCGAGTCCGACGGGCTTCCGGCCCCGGGGTGCAACACGGTGCACTAGACTTTCAGATGAGATTTCTCCGCAAGCGGGGTCAGGTATGGACAGATGTTGCCGTCGGGGCCCGCTGGCAGCGGCTATCCTGCTGTGCGCCGGTATTGCCGCCGCCGATGAACCGCCCGGGGTGACCCTCGGCGCCACGGTCATCTTCAACACCAAGTGCGCCAACTGCCACGAGGGGGAGTGCAGCGGGCGGTTGAGCTTCTATGACCTGCCCAAGGAGTCGGCGGACAACCATATCCGCCGCTATGCCGGCAAGGTGAAAGGCCCCGTGGTGCGTCAGCTCCAGTATCTGCTGGAGCAGATGAAGACGACCTGTCGCTTCTATCCCATGCCCGTGGCCACCCCCCCGGGGCAGCGCTGGGAGGCCAGGGCCCTCGACCAGCTGGCGCTGCCCGACGGGCTGTGGCACTTCGTCCCGCTCGGCCCCCTGGGATGTGGGTCATGGCGGGTGGAAGTCACCGTGGCCACCAATGCCATCATGCGCGCCGAGATCATCGCTGCCGATTTCGACTTCATCGATGACGAGTATCTCTACCTGCGCGCCGGCACCACCGGTGTGCTCGCCTTCGACGTGGAGCGTCCCCAGGCGCATTACCTGCGCATCGAGGCCCGGGTGCCCGTGGAACTCTCCTCCGTTGCCGTGATTCCGGCGGAGTGAGGATGCCATCCGCCGTGGAGAAACCCGGATTCGACCGGCACGCCCCGCCATGATCACCGTTGGCCTGCTCGGCTGCGGCAACATCGCCGGCCTCATCGCCGCCCACCGGCCGGGGAACATCCGCATCGCCGCGGTCTACGACCGTCACGTCGAGCGTGCCGACGATCTCGCCGGGCGCCTCGGCGCACTCGCCTGTCACGATTTCAATGAATTCATGGCCGCCGACTACCGGGTGGCGGTGGAGGCCGCCTCCATCGGCGCGGTGGTCGACCACGGCGAGGCCCTGCTCGACTCGGGTCGCGACCTGGTGTGCCTGAGCGTCGGGGCCCTGGCCGATACCGCCCCGCGGGAGCGGCTGGTGGCGGCGGCTCGGCGTGCGGGACGGGTGCTGCGGGTGCCGAGCGGCGCCCTGTTCGGCCTCGACAACGCCAAGGTGGGGCGGATCTCGCGGCTCACGCGGGTCCTGCTGCGCACCACCAAGCCGCCGCGCGCGCTGGGCCTGGAAGCCGGCGCGCGGCAACTGCTGTTCCGGGGCGCGGCGGGCGAATGCATCCGCCGCTATCCGAAGAACGTCAACGTGGCCGTGGCCCTGTCGCTGGCCACCGGCCGGGAGGCGGAAGTGGAGCTGTGGGTGGATCCGGCGGTGGAGCGCAACACTCACGAGGTGGTGCTCGAGGGCGAGTTCGGCGCGGTCGTAATCACCGTGCACAATTTGCCGAGCCCCGACAATCCCGCCACCAGCAGGCTCGCGGCGCTGTCCGTCCTCGCCCTGCTTTCGGATCTGGACAACCCGCTGGTGGTCGGTACCTGAAATGCCCTGTACCTTGACCCGTCTACCGCTGCACCCTTTACCGTGCCCGCTTCCGACAACCACACGACGAGGTGATGAGCATGAGTGAGGAGGTGATGAACAAGGAGCGCTGGGTCGAGGTCTTCGTGGCCGCGGGGCTGGACGAGCCGCAGATGCGGCGCTGGCACGCCGAGTTCGAGCGGCGCTACCCGGCCGGCCACCGGGATTTCCTCGAGTGGCTGGGCCTGCCAGCCGCCGAGGTGGCCGCAATCCGCAGCGACATCGGCTGAAAGAAGCGGGGCGGTGCCGCCCGGTGCCGCCCCGCCGTCCTCGGGAGACGACTCATGTTCACCATTGGCCGGCTGGCGCGGCGGTTCGGGCTGTCCCGTGCCACGCTGCTCTACTACGACCGGATCGGATTGCTGCGTCCCGGTGCGCGCTCGAGTGCCGGCTATCGGCTCTACACCGCGGCCGACTGCCGGCGCCTGGAGCAGATCCGCCTCTACCGGGAGACGGGGCTGGCCCTGCAGGAGATTCGCCGGCTCCTCGACGCGCCGGGTGGCGCTCACCGCGGCGTGCTGGAACGGCGGCTGTTGCAGCTGAATGCAGAGATGCAGTCCCTGCGTCGCCAGCAGCGGGTTCTGCTCGGACTCCTGCGCGGTGGCGGCGCCACCCCCCCGGCGCGGGCCATGGACAAGGGGCGCTGGGTGGCCCTCCTGCGGGCCGCCGGCATGGGCGAGGCGCAGATGCGGCGCTGGCACGTGGAGTTCGAGCGCGCGGCGCCGGAGGCCCATGCCGATTTCCTCGAGTCCCTGGGCCTGGATGCCGGCGAGGTGGAGGCGATACGGGCGTCATCGCGCGCGGGGTGATGCCGGCAGCCGTTGCGGCGGCGGTCCAGGGCGGGAGGGAGGCTCACGCGCGGTGCGGTCACGCCGGCGGCGGCTCCTCCGCCGCCATCTCCCGCAGTCCCCGCAGCGCCGTGTCCAGGGCCTCCGCCCGGTTGTGGAGGGGGTAGACCACGTAGGCCGGCATGGTGAATACCGGGCTGTTCGCCACCTGCCACAGCCGCCCCTGTTCCAGCAGGGGGCGGACCATGCGGGCCGGGAAGTAGGCGGAGCCGCCGTTGCGCAGCAGGTACTGCATGGCGAGCCAGCCGATGTTGGCGGTGAGTGCCGGGGGCGGGGTATCCGGGTAGCGGGTGGTGAACTGGGCGTGGAACTCCTGGCCCCAGTCGATATGGACGTAGTCCGCATCCGGCCAGCCGCGTTCGGGCGCGGTGCCCACCAGCAGCAGCGATTCGTCGAACAGCCGCTCGGTGCCGAGCCCCGGCCGGCTCTCGGGGGTGTACATGACTCCGATGTCGACGGTGCCCTGCACCAGCCCCTGGATCATCTCCTCCTCCATGCCGATCTCCATGCGCAGGGAGATGTCCGGCGCCATGCGCCGCATCCACTGCGCCCAGCGCGGCAGGAAGCCCTCCCACAGGGCGATGCGTCCCGCCAGGGTCAGGCTGCCGCGGAAGCCCGCCGGGAGGCCCACTTCGTGACAGGCCTGCTCGAGGGTCTGCACCAGGGCCTTGGCGTGGCGCAGGAAACGCTGCCCGGCGGGGGTGAGCTCGGCGCCGCCCCGGCCACGCTGGAACAGCCGTGCCCCGAACCGGTTTTCCAGCGCCTGGATGCGCGCGCTGACCGTGGACTGGGTGACGTGCAGGCGGGCGGCGGCGCCGACGAAGTTGCCGGCGGCAGCCACGGCGAGGAAGGTGCGGGCGAACTCGATGTCCATGGCGGCTTCTCACTTGTATCGTATATTCCGATATTAAAATACAAAAGATATCGTTTGTCCGATGAAAGTGCCGATCCTACCCTGTGCCCAATGAATCACCGGCGGATGGTTGCCGGTCGGACAGAGCGAGGAGGGTTGAAGATGATTGCGGATACCAGCGGAAACACGGTCGTCACCGACGACGAGGGCTACCTGGTGGACCCGGCCGCCTGGGACGAGACGGTGGCCAGGCAGCTTGCGGACCAGGAGCGGGTGGATCTGACGGACGAGCACTGGCAGGTGCTCCGCTTCATGCGCGGCTACTACGAGGAACACCGGATTATACCGGACGCCCGTTTCGTCATGCGCTTCCTGGCCGATGAGCTGGGTTACGGCCGCAAGGCGCAGAACTACCTGTTCAAGCTCTTCCCCTACGGCTACGTGAAGCAGGCCTGCAGGATCGCCGGGATGAAGCGCCCGCGCGCCTGGAGCACCGGCTGACCTGCCGGGCCCTCGGGGGCAGGCCGCACAGGCAATCGGCGCCTGCCAGGCCGGGACATCCGGATGAACCGGCACTCCCCCAGGCGGCGGGTGAGGTTCGGTTGCACGAGGCGGTCGCGCGGAGATCCAGCGCCGGGCCGGATTGAACCGGCGGCGGTCCGCTGTTGTCGATCCAGCCAGGGCCCTCGCCATTTTCCAGTGCGCAGGGGCGGGTCCGGCGCAAGGCCCGGGGGCATTCCCAGGGCCTTGCGCCGGCAGGACGACCACAACTCCAGGGAGACCGCATGGGCGCCACCCAGAAGCTGCGCGAGATCGGGCAGAGCCTATGGCTCGACAACATCACCCGCGGGCTGCTGACCCGCGGCACCCTGCGGCGCTACCGCGACGAACTCGGGGTGACGGGCCTGACCTCCAATCCCACGATTTTCGACCACGCAATCCGCAACGCCGACTTCTATGACGAGGCCATCGGCCGGGAGCGCGCCGCCGGCAGGTCCGGCGAGGCGCTGTTCTTCGCCCTGGCCCTGGAGGATCTGGGGCGGGCCGCGGACCTTTTCCGCCCGGTGCATGACGCCACCGGCGGGGTGGACGGCTGGGTATCGCTGGAGGTCTCGCCGCTGCTGGCGGACGATACCGCCGGGACCGTTGCCGCGGCGGCCGCGCTCCATGCCCGGGGCGGGCGGCCCAATCTCTTCATCAAGATTCCAGGCACTCCCGCCGGCATTCCCGCCATCGAGGAGGCGATCTTCGCCGGAGTGCCGGTGAACGTCACGCTGCTCTTCTCCCGCGAGCACTACCTGGCGGCGGCCGAGGCCTACCTGCGCGGGATCGAGCGGCGCATCGATGCCGGTCTCGATCCGCGGGTGGGTTCCGTCGCCTCGCTGTTCGTCAGCCGCTGGGACGTGGCGGTGCAGGAGGAGGCGCCCGCCGGTCTGCGCAACCGCCTCGGCATCGCCGTCGCCAGGCGCACCTACGGGGCCTACCGCGAACTGCTCGCCTCACCGCGCTGGGACCGGCTGGCCGCGGCCGGCGCCCGACCCCAGCGCCTGCTCTGGGCCAGCACCGGCACCAAGGACCCCGGGGCCCCGGAGACCCTTTACGTGGAGGCGCTAGCGGCACCGGACACCATCAACACCCTGCCCGAAAAGACCCTGCTCGCCTTCGCCGAAGGGGGGGCGGTGAATGCCGTACTGCCGGAGGACGGTGGCGATGCCGAGGCGGTGCTGGCCG
Protein-coding regions in this window:
- a CDS encoding cytochrome D1 domain-containing protein codes for the protein MRILILLGGLLAAAPAWSTPDAHTLFLQHCAACHGGDRLGAIGPALLPENLGRLRPQEAARVIAEGRPATQMQGLGKVLDAAEIEALVAYIYSPLPAVPEWGMDQVRASQVVHVPPGSLPDRPLFDADPLNLFVVVELGDHHMTLLDGDRFEPIHRFPTRFALHGGPKYTPDGRYVFTGSRDGWVSKFDLYNLQLVAEVRAGVNLRNIAVSADGRYVIAANYLPHTLTILDATDLAPLKVIPVTGADGKSSRVSGVYTAPPRNSFVAALKDLPEIWEISYADEPRAGFAGGWIHDHRADSGDGAPAERFPVRRIPLDDYLDDFFFDQDYLMVIGASRDGGRGQVVDLDTARKIATLDIPGMPHLGSGITWERDGHTVMATPNLKEGSLSFIDMGSWKVIKRLETLGPGFFLRSHENSPYAWTDVFFGPNRDAVHVIDKQTLEIVKTLRPAPGKTAAHVEFTRDGRYALLSIWDMDGAVVVYDARTLEEVKRIPMVKPSGKYNVWNKTRYTEGTSH
- the nadX gene encoding aspartate dehydrogenase, with product MITVGLLGCGNIAGLIAAHRPGNIRIAAVYDRHVERADDLAGRLGALACHDFNEFMAADYRVAVEAASIGAVVDHGEALLDSGRDLVCLSVGALADTAPRERLVAAARRAGRVLRVPSGALFGLDNAKVGRISRLTRVLLRTTKPPRALGLEAGARQLLFRGAAGECIRRYPKNVNVAVALSLATGREAEVELWVDPAVERNTHEVVLEGEFGAVVITVHNLPSPDNPATSRLAALSVLALLSDLDNPLVVGT
- a CDS encoding MerR family transcriptional regulator, translating into MFTIGRLARRFGLSRATLLYYDRIGLLRPGARSSAGYRLYTAADCRRLEQIRLYRETGLALQEIRRLLDAPGGAHRGVLERRLLQLNAEMQSLRRQQRVLLGLLRGGGATPPARAMDKGRWVALLRAAGMGEAQMRRWHVEFERAAPEAHADFLESLGLDAGEVEAIRASSRAG
- a CDS encoding LysR family transcriptional regulator — its product is MDIEFARTFLAVAAAGNFVGAAARLHVTQSTVSARIQALENRFGARLFQRGRGGAELTPAGQRFLRHAKALVQTLEQACHEVGLPAGFRGSLTLAGRIALWEGFLPRWAQWMRRMAPDISLRMEIGMEEEMIQGLVQGTVDIGVMYTPESRPGLGTERLFDESLLLVGTAPERGWPDADYVHIDWGQEFHAQFTTRYPDTPPPALTANIGWLAMQYLLRNGGSAYFPARMVRPLLEQGRLWQVANSPVFTMPAYVVYPLHNRAEALDTALRGLREMAAEEPPPA
- a CDS encoding TusE/DsrC/DsvC family sulfur relay protein, which encodes MIADTSGNTVVTDDEGYLVDPAAWDETVARQLADQERVDLTDEHWQVLRFMRGYYEEHRIIPDARFVMRFLADELGYGRKAQNYLFKLFPYGYVKQACRIAGMKRPRAWSTG
- the tal gene encoding transaldolase, whose amino-acid sequence is MGATQKLREIGQSLWLDNITRGLLTRGTLRRYRDELGVTGLTSNPTIFDHAIRNADFYDEAIGRERAAGRSGEALFFALALEDLGRAADLFRPVHDATGGVDGWVSLEVSPLLADDTAGTVAAAAALHARGGRPNLFIKIPGTPAGIPAIEEAIFAGVPVNVTLLFSREHYLAAAEAYLRGIERRIDAGLDPRVGSVASLFVSRWDVAVQEEAPAGLRNRLGIAVARRTYGAYRELLASPRWDRLAAAGARPQRLLWASTGTKDPGAPETLYVEALAAPDTINTLPEKTLLAFAEGGAVNAVLPEDGGDAEAVLAEFARTGIDAAALSERLQREGARAFVKSWNALLALLGERAPT